A genomic segment from Polyangium mundeleinium encodes:
- a CDS encoding phytanoyl-CoA dioxygenase family protein: protein MNFLAPEASGVEVEAALAELAATGFARLGRVLSDEGIATLAARADDLMLGHVVHEGLFFQHDAASGRYEDLEHRKGWVGPSIHYRKLEKLEKDPVFRAFLGNPLFERITRALTDGSVTLYRAVLFNKAARAGTALPWHQDGGSFWGLDRAPLVQIWTALDDAPAEAGCVEIVPHSHQGGLATPLGGVIPAEVTRAAEAEARSVLVPARAGDAMLIHNDVWHRSGTNTTDKPRRAVTVCYLRGETRCMRTRRAPRTFETIFEARHPRT, encoded by the coding sequence ATGAATTTCCTCGCGCCGGAGGCCTCGGGCGTCGAGGTGGAAGCGGCCCTCGCCGAGCTCGCGGCGACAGGGTTCGCGCGGCTCGGGCGCGTGCTCTCGGACGAGGGGATCGCCACGCTCGCCGCTCGGGCCGATGACCTCATGCTCGGCCACGTGGTGCACGAAGGGCTGTTTTTTCAGCACGACGCGGCGAGCGGGCGGTACGAGGATCTCGAGCACCGAAAAGGGTGGGTCGGGCCCTCGATCCATTATCGGAAGCTCGAAAAGCTGGAGAAGGATCCCGTTTTTCGAGCTTTCCTCGGCAATCCACTCTTCGAGCGGATCACGCGGGCCCTGACGGACGGGTCCGTCACGTTGTATCGCGCGGTTCTGTTCAACAAGGCGGCGCGGGCAGGGACGGCGCTGCCGTGGCACCAGGACGGGGGGAGCTTTTGGGGGCTCGATCGAGCGCCGCTCGTGCAGATCTGGACCGCGCTCGACGACGCGCCGGCCGAGGCCGGGTGTGTGGAAATCGTGCCGCATTCGCATCAAGGCGGGCTCGCGACGCCGCTCGGCGGGGTGATCCCGGCGGAGGTGACGCGCGCGGCCGAGGCCGAGGCGCGCTCCGTGCTCGTGCCCGCGCGCGCCGGCGACGCGATGCTCATCCACAACGATGTCTGGCACCGGTCGGGGACGAACACGACGGACAAGCCGCGGCGCGCCGTGACCGTGTGTTATCTGCGCGGCGAGACGCGGTGCATGCGCACGCGGAGGGCGCCGCGGACGTTCGAAACGATCTTCGAGGCCCGTCACCCGAGGACGTGA